TGGAATTGCGACATCTTCTCGTTGACAAATGAACAGTTCTATATAAACTTCAGGCTGTTTGCGTTGGCTCAAGTTTCATTAAACTTTGGCCACCTATAGGATAGTTGCATACTTGCTGTTTGTTGGGGAACTTCAATATAAAGTACCTATAGGCTTTCTTGTTATTATCGCCTGTATTCAACACAGTCACACAGTCACATTCTtgacaggcccgccgtaagcgggcgtgcagcgcgtacacagcacgcgggcggcacgtcctagggggcggcaaatctagcgagttatcacgtaatatttaaaaaatacaatatctttttactaatgatttgatttcaatatttccaaactcagcaatagcgctaagaatattacttatactgccggtttcagttaggtacatctgttgaaaggacattttcaaaattaaagattcttaaaaacgatttaagatcaaccagtggcgtagcgtggggcaaatgctatttagggggcggcaaaattaaatcaataaaatttcggaaaaagccgccctagctttggtcgtctcctatcaattttgactgtttcaccctttgcatccccaaaaaaattcgcgctcgctgcgctcgcggctccatgtcagatatcgcattttatctttgtttaattgttgaggcattcaattccgaataaacatttttcgcgcacgtccgttatggctttttatgatatgtttacttcatgaaaactctaaggaaaaaatcgcgcgcGCGTCGCGCGCGGCGTTTGCACTtaacttctgtgcatatcttactttttgactttgctttgttaatttacagtgatttttatttgttttgtgtcctttaaaaataaaaatttcgctctcgctccgctcgcgcttccttacatatggaatgtgtcttataatttttcaacgggaaactcaccaaataacgtattttagGGACCCCCCACACTAGCGTCTTTCGAGCGTCGTCATCGTGCCAGCGTCCGCGCAACGTCCACCCGACGTCGACGTCGCGGCGACGCGACGCCAGCGCTGGCCGGCTGCCGAACGCCGAGCGTGCGCGGCGGTGGCGTCGCGTATATTCAACGTTTTTTTGCGAACAAGTACAATGCTCAACGCAATCTATTTGCCCCGCTCCCCACCAGTACCTCGCCCTCTTCGTTTCCGTAATTTTTGGATCAGTAATATCAGCAGCAGTGCTTCTTCGTCGGAATCCATTTTCACACTGCTTGTACGCGACAGGAGCCGTGGCTGCGCGACGTCGACGTCGGGTGGACGTTGCGCGGACGCTGGCACGACGACGACGCTCGAAAGACGCTAGTGTGGGGGGTCtcttactgactttaaacattgttatagatatttaagtgcgttagtttaagttaatcacaatctttcaatacataggggccacttgggtaatgattgcactgcattgatgccctaagcaattgcttagtttgcttatgggctaacccaggactgcttagggcttaggttactctgaacatttcaagtaaataaaaagttatgtgtaatgtatgttatgtattgcaatagttatttataagtaggtgggttttctgcaatcagagcggtgcatgttcatatttttttctgttggtcaagtaagatggatatgaatgggcggggggtccggaccccctggatccgcccccccccccccccttttatattttttgacaaaacgtatgtagtcgtagggcggcataatcagttttgcacgcgggcgaacaaacagctagcggcgagCCTGCATTCTTGTTACATATTATTACTAATCGATTTATATCTTTAAACCGACGCAAGAGGAGTGTCATTAGCTGATTGGTATAATTACCACtttacattacaataattgGGTACTATCTTTACGAAACACATTCCCTTACGTCTGCGTGTGACCGACGTAAGTCTTAAAAGCGCCTCCTACCCAAGCTAGAAGCTTTTATCGCAAAGTTATAGCTCCAAGCAACTTTTATTGGAGCACTTTCGACTTGGCCACAGTATCCAGGTTATATAATCTAATATTCCTTGTTGCAGTGCCACTATAATGGAGTGACAGTTGAAAATGCGGTGGTTCAAGAAGGGCGAGCCGCCGCGGCTACTAGCCGTCACGCCCGACGAACCGAGGCCTACACGCCGCTCGAGAATCGGTAAGACgaccaatttatttaaatgatacgCTTCGATACTTATAGGAAAATCTTATTACTTATAGTAGTTAAAAAGATATTCAATTGCATATATCccttttggtatatttttttgaatcggCACAAAAGGACGGACCAGGGTACCCTGTTTCACTAGAAGAAGTCGAAAAATATCGATTCGCGGaatttgtaacattttttaaaatgaagTTCTAATCGATTCCTAAAACCAATTTGTGTTATAGCTATAAATTCCAATAATTATCGCAAGTTTGAAgcgtaagtacctaagtattaaaAAAGTCTGTAGCCGCTTTCCTTGATCACACTTAGTGATCAAAGTACCTATGATAATAAGGATAAACGAGGTCAAGCAGTAGCCTGTAAAGGGGATGAAGATGACGATCTCTtcaaaaacaaagtaaaatcTTAACAAGTAAAGATAGGTATTAAGATCTCGGATTGAGTGAACAAACGCGGCGCGATACAATTCTGAATGTCTTTGCCTTAAAATATGTCTGAAACTCATCACAAACATTAGCTTTACCATCGATATTTACACATAAGAAAGGCACATAATCACTGCCAAGTTAAATTCACACGTTAACACTAAATGAgctaaaacattataaaactgAATGTTGAAACGGCCAATAAGTACTTGAAAAAGCAAATGACAATTTGCGTCCTACCCACGTtttctctttaaaataaatattatgaaatggCTAGACATTTACGAGCGGAAACGCAAGGAAATGTAACCAAGGTCAGTGACATTTGTAATTTCCGCGGTTTCGATTATGTTCTACTGTTACATCACTTTCAATAGCAAAGATATCGAAACGATTGTTTTCACATAGGCAGTATGGACTTTGATTATTGTGGTTTTAACTTTCCCATTTCGTATATAGTACCTACACAATTACTTATTATGTAATTAGCAAGTATTTACTTGCTACCGCTACTTTGCCAAACCCAGCACAGATGACTAAATAGTTACGACGATACAAGGGCGATGAATTTTTGGTAAACAATTAACAACTCTGcaaacatttaccgtcttaccacaaaaacttttaaacgtcagtttatgccttgtctaaaaaaatgtcaaattatgacgttgacatatggtttattttgcagccaaaattttattagacaagtgtaaaacagggtttaaagtttttgtagtaaggcccttaccgtcttaccacaaaaactttttaacgtcagtttaagacttgtctaaaaaattgacaaattatgacgttgacatatggttcattttgcagccacaaattttttagacaagtgtaaaacaggtgttaaagtttttgtagtaaggccataaaaatCTAAAAGTTAAAAGGATCGTTGAATCATCCAATAAAATTCTGTGTCATTCATTACCTGCCAGTACgaatcgatttaataaaatCATTCGACTTAACATCGTTGCCCACGAAAGCCTATACAAAACACATTAAACTGCATAAAGGGTGTTTAAAAGTGCATAAAACGCACCCACGCTGTGAGAGTTGCATCTTGGATTGTGTGGGCTAATTTTATAGTTGTCATTGTTTCCACCCACGATATCTAAAATCTTTGTCCTACAAATTGTCTTATTTCCTCCTGACCGAGTAAATGTAGCTTAATGATATTATCTTAGGGAACTATTTAAAGTACCGTTTAGTCATCCAATGTCTGCTTTTCCTCCATTATCTGCGCCAGTCGGAGAGGTCTCTGTGTcagtaaacaataaatatatttcagatttattaagttatttgcAAATTACTCGTGCATcataataacaaattatttattataaggaaATTATGCATATAGCAAGTTGTTGGTGTGCGCCGAAGTTACGGGTTAAAATAGATTGATGATGCTATATTTGTGTCTACAGAAGTCAATGCATAGTCTAAACAATATGGTATTTCCATCTCATAAGAATCGTGCCGGTACAGAATTTTTCCTCTTCATCAACATGCAGCGACTTCTCAATAAACACTTTAAcacttctatatttatttacgttccgagataaactttaatttaatacaatGCTACAAAATGCATCATTCATCGGGTAGGTACATATCTACCTATTAGTTCATTACCATTTATACCTAATACTTAGccagaaaataaatacatttccaATAGTATGTATCTAAGTACTTACGCATACATTATAACACGAAggataaagttttaaatacgCAATCATGATTatctaaattaatttcaattcgCTCTATCCTCTAATAAAACGTCATTAGTGTGTCTGTGAATGATATACTAATCAGCTTATAAGGTAATTTGTTCAATTCATTTGTATTCAAATTCGGACTAACTGTGAGCGCATGCACCCACTATTTACGAATAGCACGATTTGTCATTGTTAATTAATAGGCAACAGCCTATGCCTTACGTAATCACGCAAATGCCTCATGAGTATGCAATAGATACCAAAGAAAAGGAGAAAATAGGAAGTGACTACTTGACACTTGAATAGATGCGAGAAATGCTAGAATTTCATCTCAATAGGAATGTTGGCTTTACCTTAAGGAAAATATAACTggataatgacgtcattaggaCGCCCGACGGTATTTACGGGATACATTACTGACGCAATCAGTACGTAATTGACACGTCTAGTTGTCTCCTGTCACTCGATACTTTAACTTAACACTGGAAAGCCAGTTGCCGAGTCTAAGGGAAAGGGAACTTTCCCTAGAGTCTCCTCGATAACATGAATATGTATTACCGTAGCTGTTTACTTGAAAATTCGAACTTCAGATCAGATTCGTCCGTGAGAATCGTATTGATATACAATCCAAGATTCTGAAACTTCGTGACTGACTTTCTAAAATGTTAATACAACACATTTTATCTTTTCAGATTTATCTCCAGTACGCTACCCCAATCGCAAAAGCAGCAGCAGCTCGGTTGAAACCAACTTCTACAATCTTAGCGATCAGATTATAATCGTTGAAAAATCTCCACATCGATGCCACCGGGCTGCCGAGACTCCAGTTAGTCGGCGCATATCTCTACAAAACGGCCCCGCTTCACCGCAGGAAAGTTATAATACATCGCGCAAAAACCGCGGAGGCTCACTGGAGAAAGAATACATGGTATGTAGAGAAAAGCGAAACCCGTTGCTCGACAAAGTAAAGAACACTAAACTATCTTGCTTCAAATCGAACGGTCCACTGCGGCATGGAGACGACGCTGCATCAACGTCTGGAAGTGACTGCAGTGGCTTCGGACACGTAGAAGATGTCACTAATTGTCGGTATACGCACAATTACGCTGACACTCATATTGAATTCGAAAATCATAACCCCTGGGTCAAAATGCCCAACTATTATGACGATGTCTTTTTCGTCAAAAATATGACTAGTCCTGTTGAGTGTCAATGGAGAGAAGGCAAATCTTTTACGAACAGAGGCACTCGATGTTACAGCTCCGGGTCAGAGTGTGATAGATATCATGCAATACCCAAAGCTGGCGCTAAGCTTTCTAAATCTAGTGATCAAATCTTTAACGATGACTATGAAGCATACGATGATGCACCAATCGCGCTCAACACTCAAAAAAAGACTGATAAACTTAAGACTAAGGATGAAAAAGATTCGGTAGGGCCTAGTTCCTGTCTATCGGCAAAACTAAGAGCTATGTCTGATAGATATCTGAAGTCATCTACTAACAGATTTCTATCAAAGCTTTATAAGCAAGCGGGTGAACACGACGAGGAAGTAAATGCtagtaatgataatattttgaaaacaaccAGTGCCGTGAAAAGCCGAAAGAAAAGAGGTGGAGTAAAAGCTAAGCTACGCAGTTTTTCGTATGGCGCTTTGCCTGGCTTAGAAGAGTTCCAAAAAGGTCATTCAGTGTTTCATGATGATGTATATCAAATATCGTGCGATGATGAAAACGTTTTAATTCAAGATTGCGAAGATGCAGATTCAGGAATTCTTGTTAACGAATCGGCAGCCTCTTCTATTTTCGACAGTGACAGGATATCATCTCGCTGTGAAAGTTCTGCTTCTCAGGCGAACACTCTTCTTCCTAGTCATGGTAGGAGTGTATCCGGTGATCAAAGCTACATGAAAGCGAGGACATCGGGTAGAATGAGCAGGGAGAGAAAAGATTGTCCCAGACCAAGGCCTAGACAAACCCAAAGAGCTTTATCACTCGATCGTAAGGAAATTCTTAGGCGTAtgccaaaaaaagaaaatgattaCGAGGAACCTCAATTTCTACAGCTTACCGAAAAACAGAAAATGCGGCAAAGAGACGCAAGTCAGGATTGCGGCATTCCGCCTATTCCTCCATGTAGGAGACCTACAAGAGGTAGCAGGCAAGAGAAATCACAAAACGAGTTTAAAGTTGTTAGGATAATTAGGAACAATCCTTCAGATGAACTCGGTATATTCATTGCCAAAACCAAACTAACGGATGAAGGTCATGTGGGATATCTCGTCGCACATGTAGTACCCGGTGGATTAGCGGAAAAGTACGTAGCATTTTTTAGATACAACTGttccttatttttattgtatttaacatttgattattttttacagagAAGGCACCCTACGTATTGGAGACGAACTGCTCAATGTAAATGGCCGAAGACTTCGCGATTTAACCATGGCTGAAGCTAAAGAAGCTCTTAAATCTGGGGCCGCCGAAATTGACATAGTAATTTGTAGGCAGCGAGATAAGCCAGCAGACGCCAGGCAAAGAGAACTATCCCAAaggaatataatattaatgagAGAAAGTTCTGTGGATTACGAAAATGCTATTATTTTGGGGAAGGAAAAACGTGCAGACAAATGTGACGTCAAAATAGACCGACGTCGGTCGCAGGATGAGTCGGCGTGTAATCACACAACGCTATCAGCGGCGGACGAGTCAGCCGACAGCGCGGCAGCGGCGCACTCGCACTTCCTCAAGGGTCAGAACGCGAGCTACAGCAGCATGAACAACAAGCTGCTGCGCCGGCAAGTCGTAAGCTATGGTGGCGCCAACAAGGACACCCTAGCGCTCAGTTGTGCCGCAGATGTCGTTAACGTCGACACGCCCGACGGTGTTGAACGGACAAAATGTAAAGACGATAGTGAACGTGAACCACAAACGCCGAACGCGGCAAACTTCTGTACCTTACCCCGGAGACCAAGGGCGCCAACGCATACTTACCACACCATTACATTCGAGAAAGGCCATGGGAAGAAACCGCTCGGCTTCACCATCGTGGGAGGTCGTGACTCACCACGGGGTCCACTGGGCATATTCATCAAAAGTATCCTACCACAAGGACAGGCTATTGATGATGGAAGACTGAAAGCAGGTAAGTTTCGTGCATTTAATTGATTACCTACAgtgtttatttttcagttttcgCGTAAAtgtaattgataaataataacgAACTGCGATAATTTAATAGCATCGAGGAATGCAATGTGATAAGAATAGGAAGCCGTGTTGTGGTAGTTCGTCGAAACGGCATAATAACAAAGCGTTTAGTATCAACTAGCTAGGCTGTAACCCGAACAGCAGTGAGTACATGATACCGATGTTTATATGTGCATAATGATTTATCATATTCCTACAATATTGTCACGTCTCGGCTCTCAGTTCAAGTGTTATCAAAGGACTCTGTGGAATAATGTTTCAAACTTTGACCTTTAAACCGTCAACAATTAGGTAATAAATGTcgtacctatatttaaattaaa
Above is a window of Helicoverpa zea isolate HzStark_Cry1AcR chromosome 1, ilHelZeax1.1, whole genome shotgun sequence DNA encoding:
- the LOC124634577 gene encoding uncharacterized protein LOC124634577 → MRWFKKGEPPRLLAVTPDEPRPTRRSRIDLSPVRYPNRKSSSSSVETNFYNLSDQIIIVEKSPHRCHRAAETPVSRRISLQNGPASPQESYNTSRKNRGGSLEKEYMVCREKRNPLLDKVKNTKLSCFKSNGPLRHGDDAASTSGSDCSGFGHVEDVTNCRYTHNYADTHIEFENHNPWVKMPNYYDDVFFVKNMTSPVECQWREGKSFTNRGTRCYSSGSECDRYHAIPKAGAKLSKSSDQIFNDDYEAYDDAPIALNTQKKTDKLKTKDEKDSVGPSSCLSAKLRAMSDRYLKSSTNRFLSKLYKQAGEHDEEVNASNDNILKTTSAVKSRKKRGGVKAKLRSFSYGALPGLEEFQKGHSVFHDDVYQISCDDENVLIQDCEDADSGILVNESAASSIFDSDRISSRCESSASQANTLLPSHGRSVSGDQSYMKARTSGRMSRERKDCPRPRPRQTQRALSLDRKEILRRMPKKENDYEEPQFLQLTEKQKMRQRDASQDCGIPPIPPCRRPTRGSRQEKSQNEFKVVRIIRNNPSDELGIFIAKTKLTDEGHVGYLVAHVVPGGLAEKEGTLRIGDELLNVNGRRLRDLTMAEAKEALKSGAAEIDIVICRQRDKPADARQRELSQRNIILMRESSVDYENAIILGKEKRADKCDVKIDRRRSQDESACNHTTLSAADESADSAAAAHSHFLKGQNASYSSMNNKLLRRQVVSYGGANKDTLALSCAADVVNVDTPDGVERTKCKDDSEREPQTPNAANFCTLPRRPRAPTHTYHTITFEKGHGKKPLGFTIVGGRDSPRGPLGIFIKSILPQGQAIDDGRLKAGDEVLAVNGHACHELAHVEALALFKSVRSGPIELRVCRRVKNPQSTKAKSCTDLLNDDE